The following proteins are co-located in the uncultured Tolumonas sp. genome:
- the rpoD gene encoding RNA polymerase sigma factor RpoD, producing MSSMEQTPQSQLKLLVAKGKEQGYLTYAEVNDHLPQDIVDSDQIEDIIQMINDMGIQVVESVPDADDLLLTENNAADEDAAEAAAQVLASVESEIGRTTDPVRMYMREMGTVELLTREGEIDIAKRIEDGINQVQSSVAEYPEAITYLLDQFDRFEAGHIRLGDIISGFVSEDDDLPPTATNIGSALDEETLKEDDTDDDDEDEDGDDDAEEDTGPDPEVAREKFAALRTQYEKTRDAIKNNGRDSDLAKIEILELANVFKEFRLVPKQFDRLVNSMRDMMERVRVQERLILRYCVEYAKMPKKNFVSAFTNNESSNGWFEFAKSSGKAWSAGLEKVDEDVQRSIQKLQQVEHETGLSIAQIKDINRRMSIGEAKARRAKKEMVEANLRLVISIAKKYTNRGLQFLDLIQEGNIGLMKAVDKFEYRRGYKFSTYATWWIRQAITRSIADQARTIRIPVHMIETINKLNRISRQMLQEMGREPNPEELAERMGMPEDKIRKVLKIAKEPISMETPIGDDEDSHLGDFIEDTTLALPADSATSESLKAATRDVLSGLTAREAKVLRMRFGIDMNTDHTLEEVGKQFDVTRERIRQIEAKALRKLRHPSRSEVLRSFLDE from the coding sequence ATGAGTTCTATGGAGCAAACCCCTCAGTCGCAACTAAAACTCCTCGTTGCCAAAGGTAAAGAGCAGGGCTATCTGACTTATGCCGAAGTTAACGATCATCTTCCACAAGATATCGTTGATTCCGATCAGATAGAAGACATTATTCAGATGATCAATGACATGGGTATCCAGGTCGTTGAAAGCGTACCTGATGCCGATGATCTGTTGCTGACCGAAAACAATGCCGCCGACGAAGATGCAGCAGAAGCTGCAGCGCAAGTTCTGGCATCTGTTGAGTCTGAAATTGGTCGTACTACCGACCCAGTGCGTATGTATATGCGTGAAATGGGTACGGTTGAGCTATTGACTCGTGAAGGCGAAATTGACATCGCTAAACGAATTGAAGATGGGATCAACCAGGTACAAAGCTCCGTTGCCGAATATCCGGAAGCGATCACTTACCTGCTGGATCAGTTTGATCGTTTTGAAGCCGGTCATATCCGTCTGGGCGACATCATTTCCGGTTTCGTCAGTGAAGATGACGATTTACCACCAACAGCCACCAACATCGGTTCCGCGTTAGATGAAGAAACGCTGAAAGAAGACGATACCGATGATGATGACGAAGATGAAGACGGCGATGATGATGCGGAAGAAGATACTGGTCCGGATCCTGAAGTCGCTCGTGAGAAATTCGCCGCGCTGCGTACTCAATACGAAAAAACACGTGACGCCATCAAAAACAATGGTCGTGACAGCGATTTAGCTAAAATCGAGATCCTCGAATTAGCGAACGTATTCAAAGAATTCCGTCTGGTTCCGAAGCAGTTTGACCGTTTGGTTAACAGCATGCGTGACATGATGGAACGCGTGCGCGTACAGGAACGTTTGATCCTGCGTTATTGCGTTGAATACGCAAAAATGCCAAAGAAAAACTTCGTTTCTGCGTTCACTAATAATGAATCCAGCAATGGCTGGTTTGAATTTGCGAAAAGCAGCGGTAAAGCCTGGTCTGCCGGCTTAGAAAAAGTGGATGAAGATGTACAACGTTCCATCCAGAAACTGCAGCAGGTAGAACACGAAACTGGTCTGTCGATTGCTCAGATCAAAGATATCAACCGTCGTATGAGTATCGGTGAAGCCAAAGCACGCCGGGCGAAAAAAGAGATGGTTGAAGCAAACTTACGTCTGGTAATTTCTATTGCGAAGAAATATACCAACCGTGGTCTGCAATTCCTTGATTTGATTCAGGAAGGCAACATTGGTCTGATGAAAGCGGTCGATAAATTCGAATATCGCCGTGGTTACAAATTCTCGACCTATGCCACCTGGTGGATCCGTCAGGCAATCACGCGTTCTATCGCTGACCAAGCTCGTACCATCCGTATTCCGGTACACATGATCGAAACGATCAATAAGCTGAACCGTATCTCTCGTCAGATGCTGCAGGAAATGGGTCGTGAACCGAATCCTGAAGAGCTGGCAGAACGGATGGGCATGCCGGAAGACAAGATCCGTAAAGTGCTGAAGATCGCCAAAGAGCCTATCTCCATGGAAACCCCTATCGGTGACGATGAAGATTCGCACTTAGGTGATTTCATTGAAGACACTACCTTGGCACTGCCAGCGGATTCTGCCACTTCAGAAAGTCTGAAAGCGGCAACCCGTGACGTATTGTCTGGCCTGACTGCACGTGAAGCGAAAGTACTGCGTATGCGTTTTGGTATCGATATGAACACTGACCATACTTTGGAAGAAGTAGGTAAGCAGTTCGACGTTACTCGTGAACGTATTCGTCAGATCGAAGCAAAAGCATTACGCAAACTGCGTCATCCAAGCCGCTCAGAAGTTCTGCGCAGCTTCCTGGATGAATAG
- the tsaD gene encoding tRNA (adenosine(37)-N6)-threonylcarbamoyltransferase complex transferase subunit TsaD yields MRVLGIETSCDETGIAIFDDQRGILAHQLYSQIKLHADYGGVVPELASRDHIRKTLPLIEAALQQAGCRSEDLDGIAYTAGPGLVGALLVGATIARSLAMAWDKPAIPVHHMEGHLLAPMLEEHTPEFPFVALLVSGGHTLLVRVDGIGQYQILGESVDDAAGEAFDKTAKLLGLDYPGGAALSKLSEQGVAGRFVFPRPMTDRPGLDFSFSGLKTFAANTIRSQGDDEQTRADIAHAFQSAVVDTLAIKCKRALQETGLKRLVIAGGVSANKQLRAELAAVMKKLGGEVFYPRPEFCTDNGAMIAFAGLQRLKAGHTTGLEIVVQPRWNLETLAPVTP; encoded by the coding sequence ATGCGGGTATTAGGCATCGAAACTTCGTGTGATGAAACCGGGATCGCGATCTTTGACGATCAACGCGGGATCCTCGCACATCAATTATACAGCCAGATTAAATTACATGCTGACTATGGCGGGGTAGTGCCGGAATTGGCCAGCCGCGATCATATCCGCAAAACATTACCGTTGATTGAAGCGGCATTACAGCAGGCCGGTTGTCGATCCGAGGATCTGGACGGGATCGCGTACACCGCGGGCCCAGGCTTAGTGGGGGCGTTACTGGTTGGTGCCACTATTGCTCGTTCACTGGCCATGGCCTGGGATAAACCGGCGATCCCGGTACATCACATGGAAGGGCATCTGTTAGCACCGATGTTGGAAGAACATACGCCCGAATTTCCTTTTGTCGCGTTGCTGGTTTCAGGTGGTCACACCTTGCTGGTGCGTGTAGACGGTATTGGTCAGTATCAGATCCTGGGTGAATCAGTCGATGACGCAGCGGGGGAAGCGTTTGATAAAACCGCTAAATTGTTGGGGCTTGATTACCCTGGTGGCGCTGCGCTGTCTAAGTTGTCGGAACAAGGCGTTGCCGGGCGGTTTGTATTCCCGAGGCCGATGACGGATCGTCCGGGGTTGGATTTTAGTTTTTCCGGCTTAAAAACTTTTGCGGCCAATACAATCCGCAGTCAGGGTGATGATGAGCAAACCCGTGCTGATATCGCACATGCCTTTCAGTCGGCCGTGGTTGATACGTTGGCGATCAAGTGTAAACGGGCCTTGCAGGAAACCGGTCTGAAGCGCTTGGTGATTGCTGGTGGGGTCAGTGCCAACAAGCAGTTACGCGCTGAATTGGCGGCAGTGATGAAAAAACTGGGTGGTGAAGTGTTTTATCCGCGCCCGGAATTTTGTACTGATAATGGCGCCATGATCGCCTTTGCGGGTTTGCAACGCCTGAAAGCGGGGCATACCACCGGGCTTGAGATTGTGGTACAGCCACGCTGGAATCTGGAAACGTTAGCGCCGGTGACGCCGTAG
- the plsY gene encoding glycerol-3-phosphate 1-O-acyltransferase PlsY, with protein sequence MLALAFAMTGMAYLLGSISNAVLISRCCGLPDPRDYGSHNPGATNVLRSGNRIAALIVFLLDMLKGTLPVYLAWYFGIPPVYLGFIGIAACLGHMYPLYFHFRGGKGVATALGALMPLGLDMGSFMILTWLLVLLLTGYSSLAALAAALLAPLYTYCLKPEFTLPVAMLCCLIILRHHENISRLLHGREPKIWPNNPLRRHRR encoded by the coding sequence ATGCTCGCTCTCGCTTTTGCCATGACTGGCATGGCTTATTTGCTGGGATCAATCAGTAACGCCGTCTTGATCAGCCGTTGCTGTGGCCTACCCGACCCCCGCGATTATGGCTCACATAACCCCGGCGCGACGAATGTACTACGCTCCGGTAACCGCATTGCCGCTTTGATCGTGTTTCTGTTGGATATGCTAAAAGGCACTCTGCCGGTTTATCTGGCCTGGTATTTCGGCATTCCACCGGTCTATCTCGGCTTTATCGGTATCGCTGCCTGTTTAGGGCATATGTACCCGCTGTATTTCCATTTCCGCGGCGGCAAAGGTGTCGCCACCGCACTTGGCGCCCTGATGCCACTCGGGTTGGATATGGGCAGCTTTATGATCTTGACCTGGCTGCTGGTCTTGCTGCTCACCGGTTATTCATCACTGGCGGCATTGGCTGCGGCGTTATTAGCACCGCTGTATACCTACTGCCTGAAACCTGAATTTACCCTGCCCGTGGCCATGCTCTGTTGCCTGATCATTCTGCGTCATCACGAGAATATCAGCCGTTTGTTGCATGGCCGCGAGCCCAAGATCTGGCCCAATAACCCGCTACGGCGTCACCGGCGCTAA
- the folB gene encoding dihydroneopterin aldolase — translation MDKVFIDHLEVYCTIGVYEWEKQITQKLVLDLEMDFDTQAAGEQDDMSLALDYAAVSKRVTDMISTRPIGLVEAVAEQTAQLLLTEFPILRVRVRVTKPGAVVNARGVGVEIIREA, via the coding sequence ATGGATAAAGTCTTTATCGATCATCTCGAAGTTTATTGCACTATTGGTGTGTATGAATGGGAAAAACAGATCACCCAAAAATTGGTGCTGGATCTGGAAATGGATTTTGATACCCAAGCCGCTGGTGAGCAGGACGATATGTCGCTGGCACTGGATTATGCAGCGGTGTCAAAACGCGTCACCGATATGATCAGTACCCGCCCGATTGGTTTGGTTGAAGCGGTAGCAGAACAGACGGCACAGTTGCTGTTGACCGAGTTCCCTATCCTGCGGGTGCGGGTGCGGGTAACGAAACCGGGGGCGGTGGTCAATGCCCGTGGTGTCGGGGTTGAGATCATTCGGGAGGCATAA
- the dnaG gene encoding DNA primase, with product MAGKIPQSFIDDLLNRTDIIELIDGRVHLKKAGKNYQACCPFHNEKSPSFSVSPEKQFYHCFGCGAHGNAIGFLMEYDGLSFPDAIGELASLHGLTVPNDQPLHNQGPAPSADHYQLMEWAARYFQNQLKSAPQAIEYLKGRGLTGEIVKQFAIGYAPGGWDGLRQTLVRSAASEAQLVELGMLIGRDGGGSYDRFRDRIMFPIRDRRGRVIGFGGRVLGDGTPKYLNSPETPIFHKGKELFGLYQVKERHRTPARILIVEGYMDVVALAQFGVDYAVASLGTSTTADHMHLLFRTTSEVVCCYDGDNAGREAAWRALENALPSLQDGKDLRFVFLPQEHDPDSFIREFGQAVFEQKLDNAQSYADFLFERLTRDLNLSGEAGQNELANKAIALIRRVPEGFNRESLLTKLSAQLRWGENEKRLREIFRRQEQEAQQTATAAKPGGKIKLTLIRRAIALIVQHPAVAALLPPLPDVLKSLKEPGIEVLLTLLVQLHNNPMSTGQLLELWRDTKEGRALAQLAMLDELTAGDNIQQELEDVCDRLLDLYLQQRLDSLLNQHQLNLEEKQELQFLLTEYKRSTK from the coding sequence ATGGCTGGCAAAATCCCGCAATCGTTTATTGATGATCTGCTGAATCGCACCGATATTATCGAGCTCATCGACGGTCGTGTTCATCTGAAAAAAGCCGGTAAGAACTACCAGGCTTGTTGCCCTTTCCATAACGAAAAATCACCTTCATTCTCTGTTAGCCCAGAAAAACAGTTTTATCACTGCTTTGGCTGTGGTGCGCACGGTAACGCCATTGGTTTTCTGATGGAGTATGACGGGCTGAGCTTTCCTGACGCCATCGGTGAACTGGCAAGTCTGCATGGCCTAACCGTACCCAACGATCAACCGCTTCACAACCAAGGGCCAGCGCCCTCGGCCGATCACTACCAATTGATGGAATGGGCGGCGCGCTATTTTCAAAATCAGTTAAAAAGCGCACCACAGGCGATTGAATACCTGAAAGGACGCGGTTTAACTGGCGAGATCGTCAAACAATTTGCGATTGGTTATGCACCGGGTGGCTGGGATGGTTTACGCCAGACGCTGGTTCGTTCAGCAGCCAGCGAAGCGCAATTGGTTGAACTGGGCATGTTGATCGGGCGCGATGGCGGCGGTAGTTATGATCGATTCCGAGATCGGATCATGTTTCCGATCCGCGATCGTCGTGGACGCGTTATCGGTTTTGGTGGCCGCGTCTTAGGCGATGGCACCCCAAAATATCTTAACTCGCCGGAAACGCCGATTTTTCATAAAGGCAAAGAGTTGTTTGGCCTGTATCAGGTCAAAGAACGGCATCGCACCCCGGCGCGCATCCTGATCGTCGAAGGTTATATGGATGTCGTAGCTCTGGCGCAATTCGGTGTCGACTACGCAGTGGCCTCGCTAGGCACCTCGACGACCGCTGATCATATGCATCTGTTATTTCGCACCACATCTGAAGTGGTGTGTTGTTACGATGGTGATAATGCTGGCCGTGAAGCCGCCTGGCGTGCGCTGGAGAATGCCCTGCCCAGCCTGCAGGATGGTAAAGATCTGCGTTTTGTGTTTCTGCCACAGGAGCATGATCCAGATAGCTTTATTCGTGAATTTGGCCAGGCGGTTTTTGAACAAAAACTGGATAATGCGCAATCGTATGCCGACTTTTTGTTTGAACGTCTGACACGAGATCTGAATTTAAGTGGTGAGGCTGGTCAAAATGAACTGGCGAATAAGGCCATTGCGTTGATCCGTCGAGTGCCGGAAGGGTTTAATCGCGAAAGCCTGTTAACCAAACTCTCGGCGCAATTGCGCTGGGGGGAAAATGAAAAACGCCTGCGTGAGATATTCCGCCGCCAGGAACAGGAAGCGCAACAGACTGCCACCGCAGCAAAACCCGGCGGCAAAATAAAACTAACACTGATCCGACGTGCGATTGCGTTGATCGTGCAACATCCGGCTGTCGCGGCATTACTCCCCCCGCTACCGGATGTGCTAAAATCACTAAAGGAACCCGGCATTGAGGTGTTGCTCACGCTGTTAGTGCAGCTGCATAACAACCCAATGTCGACCGGCCAGTTACTGGAACTGTGGCGTGATACCAAAGAAGGGCGCGCTTTAGCACAACTGGCCATGCTGGATGAACTCACTGCCGGTGACAACATTCAGCAAGAATTGGAAGATGTCTGTGATCGTTTGCTCGATCTGTATTTGCAGCAACGACTCGACAGCTTATTAAATCAGCACCAGCTGAATCTTGAAGAAAAACAAGAACTACAGTTTTTACTAACTGAATACAAACGATCCACGAAATAA
- the rpsU gene encoding 30S ribosomal protein S21 codes for MPVIKVRENEPFDVALRRFKRSCEKAGVLSDVRSREFYEKPTTIRKRAKASAVKRHMKKLARENARRNRLY; via the coding sequence ATGCCAGTTATTAAAGTACGTGAAAACGAGCCATTCGACGTAGCACTGCGTCGCTTCAAACGCTCCTGCGAAAAAGCAGGTGTTCTGTCTGACGTTCGCAGCCGCGAATTTTACGAAAAGCCAACTACTATTCGTAAACGCGCTAAAGCGTCTGCAGTAAAACGTCACATGAAGAAACTGGCTCGCGAAAACGCACGTCGTAACCGTCTGTACTAA
- the folK gene encoding 2-amino-4-hydroxy-6-hydroxymethyldihydropteridine diphosphokinase produces the protein MARIYIGVGSNIEREHYLRAGWQALQQVFSACCCSTVYESDAVGFDGAPFYNLVIAAETVHGVAEVAAQLRAIEFAHGRPADARKFSGRTLDLDLLAYDELVISTPVELPRSEILLNAFVLRPFAELAPQWRHPLAEMTLAQLWSEYDAERQPLRAVEFDWR, from the coding sequence ATGGCCCGTATTTATATCGGTGTCGGTTCGAACATCGAACGGGAACATTATCTACGTGCAGGCTGGCAAGCTTTGCAGCAGGTGTTCTCGGCATGCTGTTGTTCCACGGTGTATGAAAGCGATGCGGTCGGTTTTGACGGTGCCCCCTTTTATAATCTGGTGATTGCGGCGGAAACTGTGCATGGTGTGGCGGAAGTGGCGGCACAACTGCGGGCTATTGAATTTGCTCATGGTCGCCCGGCGGATGCGCGCAAATTTTCTGGCCGGACACTGGATCTGGATCTGCTGGCCTATGATGAGTTGGTGATCTCAACACCTGTGGAATTACCGCGCAGCGAGATCCTGCTTAATGCGTTTGTGTTGCGCCCGTTTGCTGAGTTGGCGCCACAATGGCGGCACCCTCTCGCAGAGATGACGCTGGCGCAGTTGTGGTCTGAGTATGATGCCGAGCGTCAACCATTACGCGCAGTCGAATTCGACTGGCGTTAA